AGCCACCCAATAAAAACGCCCATTAATTTTCACCTCCAGTCATGAATTACCATGACGCCAACCGACTTGCCTGGAATGCGGGCGAGAAGTATCACCGAGAGGCTGTATTTGATTTGGTTCTTCATAAACTGAAGACACCAGGGTTGTTGTGTTTGGATGAGTATGCAGTAGATGCTTTAAAAAGAATCGATGTTACTGGAAAATCGGTTGCCCAACTGTGTTGCAATAATGGCCGCGAGCTCATGTCGGTCCTTAAATTGGGTGCCTGCCGAGGAGTGGGTTTCGATATTTCAGATGAGTTTATCAAACAAGGACAGGAACTCGCACAAAAAAGTGGAATCGCCTGTGAGTTGATTGCCTGTGATATTTTCGATATCGAGGAGCGTTTTCATGGGCAGTTTGATTTGGTAATGATAACCGTGGGTGCCCTAGGCTGGTTTCAGGATCT
This portion of the Verrucomicrobiota bacterium genome encodes:
- a CDS encoding class I SAM-dependent methyltransferase yields the protein MNYHDANRLAWNAGEKYHREAVFDLVLHKLKTPGLLCLDEYAVDALKRIDVTGKSVAQLCCNNGRELMSVLKLGACRGVGFDISDEFIKQGQELAQKSGIACELIACDIFDIEERFHGQFDLVMITVGALGWFQDLTAYFGKVSDLLKPGGELFIYEQHPFTEMLDLHASVEAPRLTCDYFRTEPYRDLDGLDYYSGVLYDSPPSYWFVHTFSNILQACIDQGLIISFVEEFEHDISNNWPELDEAELRLPLCYLLTATK